The Chryseobacterium sp. 52 genome includes a region encoding these proteins:
- the fabG gene encoding 3-oxoacyl-[acyl-carrier-protein] reductase has product MKLLEGKVALITGATRGIGKKIAEMYAEQGAKVAFTYAGSVDKAQELEAALSSVTQIKGYQSDASDYDAAQKLIDDVMEEFGKIDILINNAGITKDNLLLRMSKEDWDKVMRINLDSVFNLTKAVIKPMMKAKSGSIINMTSVVGISGNAGQSNYAASKAGVIGFTKSIALELGSRNIRCNAVAPGFIETEMTSVLDEKTIQGWRDQIPLKRLGQTENVANACVFLGSDMASYITGQTLNVDGGMLT; this is encoded by the coding sequence ATGAAACTATTAGAAGGAAAGGTAGCGCTAATTACCGGAGCTACAAGAGGAATCGGAAAGAAAATCGCTGAAATGTACGCTGAACAGGGTGCAAAAGTGGCATTTACTTATGCCGGCTCTGTAGACAAAGCTCAAGAATTAGAAGCAGCTTTAAGTTCTGTAACCCAGATCAAAGGATATCAGTCTGACGCATCAGATTATGATGCAGCTCAAAAATTAATAGATGATGTGATGGAAGAGTTTGGCAAGATTGATATTTTGATCAACAATGCAGGAATCACAAAAGATAATCTGCTGTTGAGAATGTCTAAAGAAGACTGGGACAAAGTAATGAGAATCAATTTGGATTCAGTATTTAACCTTACAAAAGCGGTGATCAAGCCGATGATGAAAGCTAAATCAGGATCTATTATCAATATGACTTCTGTAGTGGGGATCAGCGGAAACGCTGGACAGTCTAATTATGCAGCTTCTAAAGCCGGAGTAATTGGATTTACGAAATCTATCGCTTTGGAATTAGGTTCAAGAAATATCAGATGCAATGCAGTTGCTCCCGGATTTATTGAAACTGAAATGACATCGGTATTGGATGAAAAAACAATCCAGGGATGGAGAGACCAGATTCCTTTGAAGAGACTGGGGCAGACTGAAAACGTTGCCAATGCATGTGTATTCTTAGGAAGCGACATGGCTTCTTATATCACAGGACAAACCCTGAACGTAGACGGCGGAATGCTGACTTAA